From the Aminivibrio sp. genome, one window contains:
- a CDS encoding transcriptional regulator yields MKRVQDEFTFFESLMKGLTAIFGTNCEVVLHDLTDSYESTVVMIENGHVTDRRVGDCGSNLGLEVLRGTVRNGDKYGYFTNTRDGRVLRSSSVYIRDDEGKVIGCLCVNFDVSNLMVADKTIRSLISNGEGEKEEEFFVNDVNQLLDALLQKAMEEVGKPVSYMTRDDKIKVVKYLDQKGAFLITKSGNRICQFLDISKFTLYSYLDEVHSEIQPSK; encoded by the coding sequence TTGAAACGAGTTCAGGATGAATTCACTTTTTTCGAGTCCCTCATGAAAGGGCTCACCGCTATTTTCGGCACGAACTGCGAGGTGGTGCTTCATGATCTCACCGACAGTTATGAGAGCACCGTGGTCATGATCGAGAACGGCCACGTCACAGACCGGCGCGTGGGCGACTGCGGAAGCAACCTGGGCCTGGAAGTCCTCCGCGGTACCGTGCGCAACGGAGACAAGTACGGCTATTTTACCAACACTCGGGACGGAAGGGTACTCCGATCATCGTCCGTTTACATTCGCGACGACGAAGGGAAGGTCATCGGGTGCCTGTGCGTAAACTTCGACGTCTCGAACCTCATGGTCGCCGATAAAACCATCCGGTCCCTCATTTCGAACGGCGAGGGGGAAAAGGAAGAGGAATTTTTCGTCAACGACGTGAACCAGCTTCTTGACGCCCTGCTGCAGAAAGCCATGGAGGAGGTGGGCAAGCCGGTTTCCTACATGACCAGGGACGACAAGATCAAGGTGGTGAAATACCTCGACCAGAAAGGCGCTTTCCTCATCACCAAGTCGGGAAACCGAATCTGCCAGTTTCTCGATATTTCCAAGTTTACTCTCTACTCCTATCTTGACGAGGTCCATTCAGAAATTCAACCTTCAAAATAA
- a CDS encoding bifunctional 4-hydroxy-2-oxoglutarate aldolase/2-dehydro-3-deoxy-phosphogluconate aldolase has translation MNIRKYEVLHRIHELGVVGIIRTPDVTGGISSAEAIFQGGITVLEVSTTFPGALDIMKETAARDKPKGLILGAGTVADSETAKLCIDAGAEFIVSHCFSEEVAKLCNRYGVAYMPGVGTVTEIVRAMEWGADVVKAFPGEVLGPKFIKAVHGPLPNAQIMPIGGVSPSNLEDWFLAGAFAVGLGSALVRPEGREGDYPAIRQTAEEIVSRIARIRTHV, from the coding sequence ATGAATATCAGAAAATATGAAGTCCTGCACCGCATCCATGAACTCGGGGTCGTCGGCATTATCCGGACGCCCGACGTGACCGGTGGCATTTCCTCCGCCGAGGCGATCTTCCAGGGAGGGATCACCGTCCTGGAAGTCTCCACCACCTTCCCCGGAGCCCTGGACATCATGAAGGAAACAGCCGCCAGGGACAAGCCAAAGGGGCTTATTCTGGGCGCCGGGACGGTGGCCGATTCCGAGACGGCAAAACTCTGCATCGACGCCGGGGCCGAGTTCATCGTCTCCCACTGTTTCAGCGAAGAAGTGGCGAAGCTGTGCAACCGCTACGGCGTGGCCTACATGCCAGGCGTGGGTACGGTGACGGAGATCGTCCGGGCCATGGAATGGGGTGCGGACGTAGTGAAGGCCTTCCCCGGGGAAGTGCTGGGGCCCAAGTTTATCAAGGCGGTCCACGGACCTCTCCCGAATGCGCAGATCATGCCCATCGGCGGCGTCAGCCCGAGCAACCTGGAAGACTGGTTCCTTGCCGGGGCTTTCGCCGTCGGGCTGGGAAGCGCCCTCGTCAGGCCGGAGGGACGGGAGGGGGACTACCCCGCCATCCGGCAGACGGCCGAGGAAATCGTCTCCCGCATTGCCCGGATCCGCACCCACGTGTAA
- a CDS encoding amidohydrolase/deacetylase family metallohydrolase, with the protein MRAEEIPEKDFFLPPKGSVIIRSGRVIDPANGVDEVCDLALYGGRVAGRGKALPWCGASKVIDAEGLIVTPGVVDIHSHLFATGGNPNAWAGEYSVFPDGFSFRSGVTAMVDAGSAGWRNFDLFRVSVIDRAKTRVFSFLNIASFGMVSDIMEQHAPDFDPKTTAAKAEKHRDVIVGIKSAHYRHPGWESVDRAVEAGELSGLPVMVDFGYFMKERPYWRLVTEKLRKGDISTHCYRGPVPVVDENGTVYPYLFEARERGVLFDLGHGGGSFLFRNAVPAFAQGFYPDSISSDLHVLSMNAAMMDMPTTMSKCLAMGMPIGEVIARSTAVPARMIGHPELGHLSPGAPGDVTLWNLREGTFGFKDSVGGRLRSNRRFECEMTILGGDVVWDLNARDGVEYGEIPFGEGIREGEFFIPPER; encoded by the coding sequence ATGAGAGCGGAAGAGATACCGGAAAAGGATTTTTTTCTTCCCCCCAAGGGAAGCGTGATCATCAGGAGCGGCAGGGTTATTGACCCCGCGAACGGAGTGGACGAGGTCTGTGATCTTGCTCTGTACGGCGGCAGGGTGGCGGGGAGGGGAAAGGCGCTTCCCTGGTGCGGCGCATCGAAGGTGATTGACGCGGAGGGGCTGATAGTCACTCCCGGGGTTGTCGATATCCACAGCCACCTGTTCGCCACGGGAGGAAACCCCAACGCATGGGCGGGCGAATACAGTGTTTTTCCCGACGGGTTCAGCTTCCGGAGCGGCGTGACCGCCATGGTGGACGCGGGGAGCGCCGGGTGGCGTAACTTCGACCTGTTTCGGGTATCGGTAATCGACCGGGCGAAGACCCGGGTGTTCTCCTTCCTGAATATCGCGAGTTTCGGGATGGTGAGCGACATCATGGAACAGCACGCCCCCGACTTCGATCCGAAGACGACGGCGGCAAAGGCGGAGAAGCACCGGGATGTCATCGTGGGCATCAAAAGCGCTCATTACCGGCACCCGGGGTGGGAGTCGGTGGACCGGGCCGTGGAAGCCGGGGAACTGTCGGGTCTGCCCGTGATGGTGGATTTCGGCTATTTTATGAAGGAGCGTCCCTATTGGCGGCTAGTGACGGAAAAGCTCAGGAAGGGCGACATCAGCACTCACTGCTACAGGGGGCCCGTTCCCGTGGTTGACGAAAATGGAACGGTGTACCCGTACCTCTTCGAAGCCCGGGAAAGGGGGGTCCTGTTCGACCTGGGTCACGGCGGGGGGAGCTTTCTCTTCCGGAACGCCGTGCCTGCCTTCGCCCAGGGGTTTTACCCCGATTCCATCTCCTCGGACCTTCACGTCCTGAGCATGAACGCCGCCATGATGGACATGCCCACCACCATGTCCAAGTGCCTCGCCATGGGGATGCCCATCGGCGAGGTCATCGCCCGCTCCACCGCTGTCCCGGCCCGCATGATAGGTCATCCTGAGCTGGGGCATCTTTCGCCCGGAGCGCCGGGAGACGTAACGCTCTGGAATCTTCGGGAGGGGACCTTCGGCTTCAAGGATTCTGTCGGGGGGCGCCTTCGGTCAAACCGCAGGTTTGAGTGCGAGATGACGATCCTCGGAGGAGATGTGGTCTGGGACCTCAACGCCCGGGACGGCGTGGAATACGGCGAGATTCCCTTTGGCGAAGGCATTCGGGAAGGCGAGTTTTTTATTCCTCCGGAGCGTTGA
- the dgoD gene encoding galactonate dehydratase — translation MAGIERLDLYKVPPRWLFLKITTDGGVEGWGEPVVEGRADTVAAAVKEMGDYLIGADPTKIEDLWQTLYRGGFYRGGPILMSAISGIEQALWDITGKMAGLPVHRMMGGAVRNKMRVYSWIGGDRPDDVVTEAKKRVDAGMTAVKMNGTEEMAWIDSFTKVEEVLARVQALRDAFGYSLDIAVDFHGRVHTAMARVLMKELEPYRLMFIEEPVLVENREAFRELRRHTVTPIATGERNFGRWDFKDLITGGGVDILQPDLSHAGGIWEVRKIAAMAEAYDIAIAPHCPLGPIALAACLQLDFCTPNAFIQEQSLGIHYNQGTDLLDYLEDPSVFHYRDGHVSPPEGPGLGIAVNEAKILEKSREGHNWKNPVWRNADGSVAEW, via the coding sequence ATGGCCGGGATCGAACGGCTTGACCTCTATAAAGTCCCGCCCAGGTGGCTCTTTCTGAAGATCACCACCGACGGAGGTGTTGAAGGCTGGGGAGAACCAGTGGTCGAGGGGCGGGCGGACACCGTGGCCGCGGCAGTGAAGGAGATGGGCGACTATCTCATCGGCGCCGACCCCACGAAGATCGAGGATCTCTGGCAGACCCTCTACCGGGGCGGCTTCTACCGGGGCGGTCCCATCCTCATGAGCGCCATTTCCGGCATTGAGCAGGCCCTCTGGGACATCACCGGGAAAATGGCCGGTCTGCCCGTCCACAGGATGATGGGCGGCGCCGTACGGAATAAAATGAGAGTCTACTCCTGGATCGGGGGGGACCGTCCCGACGATGTCGTGACGGAGGCCAAAAAAAGGGTCGATGCGGGGATGACCGCCGTCAAGATGAACGGCACGGAGGAAATGGCCTGGATCGACAGCTTCACAAAGGTGGAGGAAGTGCTTGCCCGGGTGCAGGCCCTCCGGGACGCTTTCGGGTATTCCCTGGACATAGCCGTGGACTTCCACGGAAGGGTTCACACCGCCATGGCGCGGGTGCTCATGAAGGAGCTGGAACCCTACCGCCTCATGTTCATCGAGGAGCCGGTACTGGTGGAGAACCGGGAGGCCTTCAGAGAACTCAGGCGGCACACCGTAACCCCTATCGCCACGGGAGAGCGGAACTTCGGCCGGTGGGACTTCAAGGACCTCATCACAGGCGGAGGAGTGGACATTCTCCAGCCGGACCTCAGCCATGCGGGGGGCATATGGGAGGTCCGGAAGATCGCCGCCATGGCGGAAGCCTACGATATCGCCATCGCTCCCCACTGCCCTCTCGGCCCCATCGCCCTGGCGGCCTGCCTGCAGCTCGACTTCTGCACGCCCAACGCATTCATCCAGGAACAGAGCCTGGGCATTCACTACAACCAGGGGACGGATCTGCTGGACTACCTGGAGGACCCGTCAGTCTTCCATTACAGGGACGGCCATGTTTCCCCGCCCGAAGGCCCCGGGCTGGGCATAGCGGTCAACGAGGCAAAGATTCTGGAAAAGAGCCGGGAGGGACACAACTGGAAAAACCCGGTCTGGCGGAACGCCGACGGATCGGTGGCGGAGTGGTAG